Proteins co-encoded in one Diaminobutyricimonas sp. LJ205 genomic window:
- a CDS encoding PH domain-containing protein: MIFKPVSFRPAFGRVLTIVMAVITAVALGGFVVSGDLGGLLRYGWVPLFAFALTWALFWAPKLDVREHEVTVRNVFRTVHLPWPAIQRIDTKYALTLDTSIGRVPVWAAPAPSRYSVMNITTEDTKRVAESARAAEGSIRPGDALNSASGAAAHSMRLRWQQLRDEGFLDAAIIEPGSLRVQWHWGTAALLAVLLVGAVLGTVL, encoded by the coding sequence GTGATCTTCAAGCCCGTCAGCTTCCGTCCGGCGTTCGGCCGGGTTCTTACGATTGTCATGGCCGTCATCACAGCGGTCGCTCTGGGCGGATTCGTCGTGTCCGGTGACCTGGGCGGTTTGCTTCGCTACGGCTGGGTGCCGCTCTTCGCGTTCGCCCTCACCTGGGCGCTGTTCTGGGCGCCGAAACTGGATGTCAGGGAGCATGAGGTCACCGTGCGAAATGTCTTCCGCACCGTGCACCTTCCGTGGCCGGCGATCCAGCGCATCGACACGAAGTACGCGCTCACGCTCGATACGTCGATCGGTCGCGTCCCGGTCTGGGCTGCCCCCGCTCCGAGCCGTTACTCGGTGATGAATATCACCACGGAGGACACCAAGCGGGTCGCCGAATCGGCGCGCGCCGCGGAGGGCTCGATCCGTCCCGGTGACGCGCTGAACTCGGCGTCCGGCGCCGCCGCGCACAGCATGCGCCTGCGCTGGCAGCAACTCCGCGACGAGGGCTTCCTCGACGCGGCGATCATCGAGCCCGGCAGCCTGCGGGTGCAGTGGCATTGGGGCACCGCTGCGCTGCTGGCTGTGCTGCTGGTCGGCGCCGTGCTTGGCACGGTCCTGTAG
- a CDS encoding ABC transporter ATP-binding protein: MTTIETPQSETVLEVTDLNVDFWVDGTFYPAAKSMTYSVARGEVMAIVGESGSGKSTSSMALLGLLPSNAHVTGSIKLLGREIGDVTDADQRRVRGKEIAVIFQEPMTALNPVYTVGFQIMEALRSHFPIGPDEARERAIELLRKVEMPNPEVAFNKYPHQLSGGQRQRAMIAQSISCDPVLLIADEPTTALDVTVQAEILDLLRSLHERLDSAILLITHDMGVVADLADRIMVMKDGEVLETGAVVDVFQTPQHPYTKQLLASVPNLGQGGARVAPSVRGAASAQPVLSFQNVAIEYPKRGRVPAFRAADDINLEIFPGEIVGLVGESGSGKTTIGRAAIGLLPIAEGTLITAGQDISKASQKDLRPLRRKTGIVFQDPASSLNPRMPIGQSIGEPILLSEGIKGSELDKRVEHLLSQVELPTSYKNRYPHELSGGQRQRVGIARALALAPDLLIADEPTSALDVSVQARFLDLLQELQQDLGFACLFVSHDLAVVDILAHRIAVMHRGRIVEQGTRDEILRTPKDPYTQRLIAAVPVPDPVAQRARREERAAGRS, encoded by the coding sequence GTGACGACCATCGAGACACCCCAATCCGAGACCGTCCTCGAGGTCACTGACCTCAACGTGGACTTCTGGGTCGACGGCACGTTCTATCCAGCCGCGAAGTCGATGACCTACTCCGTCGCGCGAGGCGAAGTCATGGCCATCGTCGGTGAATCCGGCTCCGGTAAGAGCACCAGCTCGATGGCGCTGCTGGGCCTGCTGCCGTCGAACGCCCACGTCACCGGCTCGATCAAATTGCTGGGCCGGGAGATCGGCGATGTCACCGACGCCGACCAGCGACGGGTGCGCGGCAAGGAGATCGCGGTCATCTTCCAAGAGCCGATGACCGCTCTGAACCCGGTGTACACGGTCGGCTTCCAGATCATGGAAGCACTGCGATCGCATTTCCCGATCGGGCCCGACGAGGCCCGAGAGCGCGCGATCGAGCTGCTCCGCAAGGTCGAGATGCCGAACCCCGAGGTCGCCTTCAACAAGTACCCGCACCAGTTGTCTGGCGGACAACGGCAGCGCGCGATGATCGCCCAGTCGATCTCCTGCGACCCGGTGCTGCTGATCGCCGACGAGCCGACCACGGCCCTTGACGTCACCGTTCAGGCGGAGATCCTCGACCTGCTGCGCAGCCTGCACGAACGTCTGGACAGCGCCATCCTGCTGATCACCCACGACATGGGCGTCGTCGCCGACCTCGCCGACCGGATCATGGTCATGAAGGACGGTGAGGTGCTCGAGACGGGCGCCGTCGTCGACGTGTTCCAGACCCCGCAGCATCCGTACACCAAACAGCTGCTCGCCTCGGTGCCGAATCTCGGCCAAGGCGGCGCACGGGTGGCTCCGAGCGTGCGGGGTGCGGCGTCCGCACAGCCGGTGCTGAGCTTCCAGAACGTCGCAATCGAGTACCCGAAGCGCGGCCGGGTGCCCGCCTTCCGAGCCGCGGACGACATCAACCTCGAAATCTTCCCCGGAGAGATCGTGGGTCTCGTCGGCGAGTCCGGCTCGGGCAAGACCACCATCGGTCGTGCCGCGATCGGCCTGCTGCCGATCGCCGAGGGCACCCTGATCACCGCCGGTCAGGACATCTCCAAGGCCAGCCAGAAGGATCTGCGGCCACTGCGACGCAAGACCGGCATCGTGTTCCAGGATCCGGCCTCGTCGCTGAACCCGCGCATGCCCATCGGCCAGTCGATCGGGGAACCGATCCTGCTCTCTGAGGGCATCAAGGGGAGCGAGCTCGACAAGCGCGTCGAGCACCTGCTCAGCCAGGTCGAGCTGCCTACGAGTTACAAGAACCGCTACCCGCACGAGCTGTCTGGTGGTCAGCGTCAGCGCGTCGGCATCGCCCGCGCTCTCGCGCTTGCCCCCGACCTGCTCATCGCCGACGAGCCGACCTCGGCGCTGGACGTCTCGGTGCAGGCGCGTTTCCTCGATCTGCTGCAGGAACTGCAGCAGGATCTTGGCTTCGCCTGCCTGTTCGTCAGCCACGACCTCGCGGTCGTCGACATCCTCGCGCACCGCATCGCCGTGATGCACCGCGGCCGGATCGTCGAGCAGGGCACCAGGGATGAAATCTTGCGGACCCCGAAGGACCCGTACACGCAGCGGCTGATCGCCGCCGTCCCGGTGCCCGACCCGGTCGCGCAGCGCGCCCGGCGCGAGGAGCGCGCCGCCGGTCGGTCGTAG